One window of Triplophysa rosa linkage group LG10, Trosa_1v2, whole genome shotgun sequence genomic DNA carries:
- the ywhaqb gene encoding tyrosine 3-monooxygenase/tryptophan 5-monooxygenase activation protein, theta polypeptide b, with protein MDRTELIQKAKLAEQAERYDDMASCMKMVTEAGAELSNEERNLLSVAYKNVVGARRSAWRVISSIEQKTEGNDKKLQMVKEYREKVEDELRDICNDVLELLNKYLIENSTNPESKVFYLKMKGDYYRYLAEVASGDDKKTTIESSQDAYQKAFDISKTEMQPTHPIRLGLALNFSVFFYEILNSPEKACSLAKQAFDEAIAELDTLNEESYKDSTLIMQLLRDNLTLWTSDNAPDEGEGVEGGEN; from the exons ATGGACAGAACAGAGCTTATCCAGAAGGCGAAGCTGGCTGAGCAGGCCGAGCGCTACGATGATATGGCGTCCTGTATGAAGATGGTGACTGAAGCCGGGGCCGAGCTGTCCAACGAGGAGAGAAACCTGCTGTCCGTCGCTTATAAAAATGTGGTGGGCGCCCGGCGGTCTGCCTGGAGGGTCATCTCTAGCATCGAGCAGAAGACCGAAGGCAACGACAAGAAACTGCAGATGGTGAAGGAATACCGGGAGAAAGTGGAGGATGAACTGCGGGATATCTGCAACGATGTGTTG GAGCTGCTGAACAAATATTTAATCGAGAACTCCACGAACCCCGAGAGCAAAGTCTTCTACCTGAAGATGAAGGGCGACTATTACAGATACCTCGCTGAAGTCGCCTCAGGAGATGACAAGAAAA CAACCATAGAAAGCTCTCAGGATGCTTACCAGAAAGCATTCGATATAAGCAAGACAGAAATGCAACCCACACACCCCATACGCTTGGGTCTGGCCCTTAACTTCTCTGTCTTCTTCTACGAGATTCTTAACTCCCCAGAAAAGGCCTGTTCCCTTGCTAAACAA GCTTTCGATGAGGCCATAGCAGAGCTTGATACGCTGAACGAAGAGTCCTACAAAGACAGCACTCTTATCATGCAGCTACTGAGAGATAACCTCACA TTATGGACATCTGACAACGCACCAGATGAGGGTGAAGGCGTTGAGGGAGGAGAGAACTAG